From the genome of Podospora bellae-mahoneyi strain CBS 112042 chromosome 2, whole genome shotgun sequence:
TGTTTCTCCCATCCAATGCCAAGTTCCTTGATCCACCGGCCCTCCACTGCTGCCTATCATCACATCACTACACAGTCCTCGAATACCACTGATAATAAATCTCTCTTCACTTCCAATCCTCGAACCTTTTATCTGCCATATGTTTAATCTCACATCatgtcttcaccaccccaaccctgcACCGGCTTCCAATGTCCAGGCGGCTGCACCAACCAAGACTGCCCCTCAACATGGTACCCCTACACGACCCAAGAATACACCGCCATGTTCCTCTCCTACTACAAATtcctcacaaccctccaCTACTCCCCGTCAGACCTCAAGATTCCATCCCCTCAAGGCTGGCCTAATCTCACCCGTGAAGCCGGCATGCCCAGATATTACAAGACTGATTTCGCCGTCGAAGTCATGAGACACCTCCCCTACCTCGGGGGCAACCATCACTACGAGTACAAGTCCATCATGATAGACTACAGCACCCTAAACCCCAGAACATCCATGTGGTTCCAACCAAACGGCCTGGGAAATTATCCCAAGGATGACTGGTGGGAACATGCGTGGCCTTACGATCTTCCTGTGGGCCAAAAACCGCCGCGAGGAGACTCCCTCATCCCTTTGACCGTCGGATGGGAAAGTGGCGGCATCGTCTTGATCCTAGACGTTCAAAGAGGGAAAATCATCGAAGAGGAGTTGAGATGCGACAATAAGATGTATGATGCACAAGAGTACTTCGACATGATGAGATGCAAGTTCAGGAACCTCGAGCGGGTCCCCTGCGACGGGAGGATATTGGGGGAGTTTTGTGAAATGAAAGAGAGACAAGAGCCAGTAACAGAGGAAGAGTTTTTGGGACAGGATCCTAACGAGGGGTGGGGGACAGATCTTGATAAGGCTTATATCAAGCAGCTCTATCGCGAGCATGGGTGGCCAGACAATTTCCGCAGGGAAGAGTGCTTCTGGGTCGTGAATGATTTGATGGAGATGGTCATGGAGACAAGAGACGACGAATGGGAGACATGGGATGAAAATGACTTCGTGCGTGCGCGACGATAATAAATGTACCAAGATCAAGATTCATCCATGAACCACACATAAACTGTTCTGCTGAGGTTAAGGTTGCCATACTCATGGCATCCTATCTCCCACATATGCCCCACGCCCGCCGATCAAAACAATAAACTCCTCCGGATCTCCTGCGTTGACCTTCCCGCTCTGGTCAGCCCCCCCATCCGGCTGAACATCGTCATATGCGAACGCATATCCCTTGCCATCAAGATTGCACTCGTGTACAATTCGGCAATAATGGTTCGTAGGCTCGCAGCAGTAAAACGTCTCCGGCGAAGAAGGGTGCTCCATGATATCCGCAATACAGCTCCTCTGGAACGCAGCCGCAAGTCTTGGAATAATGGCGTTTcgttttggt
Proteins encoded in this window:
- a CDS encoding hypothetical protein (EggNog:ENOG503P7R1; COG:S), with protein sequence MSSPPQPCTGFQCPGGCTNQDCPSTWYPYTTQEYTAMFLSYYKFLTTLHYSPSDLKIPSPQGWPNLTREAGMPRYYKTDFAVEVMRHLPYLGGNHHYEYKSIMIDYSTLNPRTSMWFQPNGLGNYPKDDWWEHAWPYDLPVGQKPPRGDSLIPLTVGWESGGIVLILDVQRGKIIEEELRCDNKMYDAQEYFDMMRCKFRNLERVPCDGRILGEFCEMKERQEPVTEEEFLGQDPNEGWGTDLDKAYIKQLYREHGWPDNFRREECFWVVNDLMEMVMETRDDEWETWDENDFVRARR